CTTTGAAGAGCAAAACCTTAATCCCATTGGCTGTAAGTACATCCGCACACATTTTACCAAATTCCTTGGAATTATTTCGTACATCATAAGCGATTGCCACTTTTATCTCTTCACCGGGAAACTGCGTATGCAGGTAGTTTGCGAGACCCTGTGTTGCCTGTCCTAAAGTATATTTATTAAGTCGGTTTGTTCCCACGCCCATAATTCCGCGCATTCCGCCGGTTCCGAACTCCAGTTCACGGTAAAATGAATCCTCGAGGTCATCAGAATTGGTATCAATCCAGTTTTGGATGGTATTTTGTGTTTCTTTGTCGAAAGTATCTGTAAGCCAGAGTTTTGCTTTTTCTAAAGTAGTCATGTTTATTTTATTTGATAACGTTTATATTACTGAATTTTATTACTCCATCTTCCTGTTCTGAACATTAGCCGTTTTATCACTCTTAAACGCGCGGATCGGATCATCATAGTAAACCATTTTTGACGTATTTTTAATGGTTCCTTTAAGCGAATCCTTTACATTTACTTCAGCATAAATTCCGTTTTGTGAGGAAATATTCAAATTTTCGATGTTCCAGTAAGGAGCGATAATGCTTGCGGTATCGGAAATTTTAATTACCGCATCTTTTGTTTTGCCCAGGAAGTTCGCGCGGCTTTTTCCCGTCATTTCCACTTCTGCCCGGCGGGAATTAACTGACCCAATAAATTTACCATTATTTTTTAAATTCAACCGGAAGTTGTCGGTTTTAATTTCGCTGGAAATGTTCATTTCTACAGAGTCGGAGATCGAAACCTTCTCCAGATTATACTTAGAATAAATGGTAACGTTGTAAAAGTCAATGTCTTTTACAGCGCGCTTTTCCTCGATGTTCAAGGTTTTGTCTTTAACCTTGATTTTAAGATTATTTAAAATATTCGGGTAAGTTTCCACGTTCACAAAACTGCTGTCGCTTTTGATGTAAAACAGGCGGAATTTGCCTTTTAAATTTAGGTTAACAAATTCATCAAGCGGAATATCTTTGCTTTCAATATTCCCTTTGGGAGAAATATCTCCACAGGAAATGACAGTAAAAGCAAGGAGTAAGATAAACAGATTTTTCATTTGATTAAATTACCTCGTCTATATTATAATTTTTGTGTTCGCGGTTTGTTCTAATAATCATTTCGCCCAAAAATCCTGCAATGAAGAGCAACGTTCCCAGAATCATCATCGTTAATGCAATAAAAAACCATGCATTATTGGTGAGCAAATGTCCATAAATTCCTCTTGAAACATCGATTAATTTTGAAATTCCGAGCCAGAATGCGGATAAAAATCCTACAATAAACATGAGGGTACCAACTGCACCAAAAAAGTGCATGGGTCTTCCGCCAAAACGGCTTACGAACCAAAGCGTGATTAAATCAAGAAATCCGCGTACAAACCTTTCTGTACCGAATTTTGAGGTCCCGTAAGGTCTTGCCTGATGCTGTACTTCTTTCTCGGTAATTCTCCGGAAACCGGCATTGGCAGCCAAAACCGGAATGTACCGGTGCATATCGCCATAAACATCGATTGATTTTACAACCTGTTTTTTATAAGCCTTCAGACCGCAGTTAAAATCGTGAAGTTCGACTCCGGAAACTTTTCTGGCAGCTGCGTTGAAGAGTTTTGAGGGAAGATTTTTGGTCATCACATTGTCGAAACGTTTCTTTTTCCAGCCCGAAACAATATCGTAATCCTCTTCTTTCACCATCTTGTATAAATCCGGAATTTCTTCTGGAAAGTCCTGTAAATCAGCATCCATCGTGATTACGACTTCGCCCTGTGCTTTTTCGAAAGCTGCGTGTAGAGCCTGAGACTTACCGTAATTTCTTGAAAATTTTATCCCATGAATCTGGGGAAACTGAACTTTCATATTTTCAATGATGCTCCAGGAAAGATCGGTGCTGCCATCGTCAACAAACCAAATCTCGTAAGAAAGATTTGAGGTCGTGCAGACGTTGTGAATTCTTGAAAATAATTCTTCAAGGGAATCCTCTTCATTGAGAAGAGGTATTATGATGGATAAATTCATTTAATATTGTTGAAATTTTTAGCTAATACTTTTGATGTTTAAAGCACTGATAACCACTAAATTATTCTTCTAATCTACTTCTAAAGAAGCTCGCAAAAAACACTGACAAAATTACGTAAAAAACCATTATCGCTCCGAAATAATACGTGAACTGACGGAAGGAAAACATGTCTTTATCTTTAATCATTTCCGGGGAGAAACTTTTTAATCGGTTCTGGTAATTTTTTTCGAGTTCAGCTTTCTCTTCA
The window above is part of the Kaistella faecalis genome. Proteins encoded here:
- a CDS encoding GIN domain-containing protein, with the protein product MKNLFILLLAFTVISCGDISPKGNIESKDIPLDEFVNLNLKGKFRLFYIKSDSSFVNVETYPNILNNLKIKVKDKTLNIEEKRAVKDIDFYNVTIYSKYNLEKVSISDSVEMNISSEIKTDNFRLNLKNNGKFIGSVNSRRAEVEMTGKSRANFLGKTKDAVIKISDTASIIAPYWNIENLNISSQNGIYAEVNVKDSLKGTIKNTSKMVYYDDPIRAFKSDKTANVQNRKME
- a CDS encoding glycosyltransferase family 2 protein translates to MNLSIIIPLLNEEDSLEELFSRIHNVCTTSNLSYEIWFVDDGSTDLSWSIIENMKVQFPQIHGIKFSRNYGKSQALHAAFEKAQGEVVITMDADLQDFPEEIPDLYKMVKEEDYDIVSGWKKKRFDNVMTKNLPSKLFNAAARKVSGVELHDFNCGLKAYKKQVVKSIDVYGDMHRYIPVLAANAGFRRITEKEVQHQARPYGTSKFGTERFVRGFLDLITLWFVSRFGGRPMHFFGAVGTLMFIVGFLSAFWLGISKLIDVSRGIYGHLLTNNAWFFIALTMMILGTLLFIAGFLGEMIIRTNREHKNYNIDEVI